GTTATGAAACTGAAATAGTTGAATTTGGCGATTGTTTTGGTACTGAAGACTTTAAAGAAGGGACAACTGCTTTTTTAGAAAAAAGAAAGCCAAATTTCCCAGGAGCTTAATACTAAGTTCATCTTATAAAGTAAATTCCTATTTAGAAAAAAGCAAACCCAAAACTTATAAGTTTTGGGTTTGCTTTTTCTATTTGCTCAAAATAAAATACCTTGGTTAACAACGCTTCAATACACCAAGAAAAAGCTTAATAAAAACCAACCTTATAAACAAAAACAGCACCATATTTACATATAGTGCTATTTTTAAAAGATTTAGGGGAATTTAATTAATAAGGGGATTATTAACAAGTACAATATATCATTAAAACTCAACAAATACTAAGTTTTATTGAGAATATTTTTAAAAAAAAAGATAAAATTACATAATCATCAGAAAAACAATTAATTAACCCCATTGTACTCATCAAGGAATTTACTTACAAAATCTTCCATAAATTCATGTCGTTGTTTTGCGAGCTCTTTTCCTGTATTAGTATTAAATTTATCTTTTAATAATAACAGTTTTTCATAAAAATGATTTAAAGTAGGAGCTGTAGAATTTTTATATTCCTCCTTGGTCATATTCAATTTTGGAGGAATATCAGGATTGTATAATTCTCTATTTTTAAACCCTCCGTAATTAAAACAACGTGCAATTCCAATTGCTCCAATAGCATCTAATCTATCTGCATCCTGAATTACATCTAACTCAAGTGATTTAAAATTTTGTTTAAAATTCCCACCTTTAAAAGATATATTTTTAATAACATTTTCAACATGAACAATAACAACCTCACTAACACCTTCTTCTTCTAAAAAGAAACGTGCTTTTTTTGGACCAATAGTTTCGTCTCCTTCATAAAACTTACTATCTGCTATGTCATGTAACAACGCTCCTAAAGCTACAACAAAATC
This genomic stretch from Tenacibaculum sp. Bg11-29 harbors:
- a CDS encoding HD domain-containing protein → MNKEQIVNNTKVFVKETLKGAEGGHDYFHIERVYKNAMLIAKNEKVDDFVVALGALLHDIADSKFYEGDETIGPKKARFFLEEEGVSEVVIVHVENVIKNISFKGGNFKQNFKSLELDVIQDADRLDAIGAIGIARCFNYGGFKNRELYNPDIPPKLNMTKEEYKNSTAPTLNHFYEKLLLLKDKFNTNTGKELAKQRHEFMEDFVSKFLDEYNGVN